A genomic stretch from Candidatus Hydrogenisulfobacillus filiaventi includes:
- a CDS encoding conserved membrane protein of unknown function (Evidence 4 : Unknown function but conserved in other organisms), with protein sequence MSVHFARKATGLVRQAGAKDVFIYNINFINIAIGVAFMFLFMPSGAYPGDNLYLATILCTLLVLPVSLVYAFFASAMPRSGGEYVYVSRVLSPLWGFAANWNYTLWSFFYIGVPAAFLGRYGISALAREVGVAFHLPSLIALGAWFTTPLGVALTGTVLILVFAAVFLAGIATYMRVQNLLFAVATLGLIAAAAVLALHDPQQARAAFDRYAGAFTGYHHTYHHILQALGTGAVHVEPLNWHSTLVSMTWPFTVLGFSIASAYIGGEIKGANRAQILGMPGSLLYSALWILLLTWAVLHAFGYRFMGNLGAVNPAQVHLGFTPTFAELAAGLTRNLPLMLLIGTGFLLWTYTWLPIYLLTTTRNLLAWSLDGLLPAAVAEVDERLHAPVWAIAISAVLGILSLWVYAYDPAFATIAGFFGQVMGTFLITALAAVVFPWRQPDIFRASPVAWRVGGVPVVSILGVLGMAGMGAIAWAFLHDPLSGISFQAPTLLLVNAAVFFSGFLFFWGMKAWRARQGIDLGLAFTEIPPE encoded by the coding sequence ATGTCGGTCCACTTCGCCCGCAAGGCCACCGGCCTGGTCCGCCAGGCAGGGGCCAAGGATGTCTTTATCTACAACATCAACTTCATCAACATCGCCATCGGCGTCGCCTTCATGTTCCTGTTCATGCCCTCCGGCGCCTACCCCGGCGACAACCTTTACCTGGCCACCATCCTGTGTACGCTGCTGGTGCTGCCGGTCTCGCTGGTGTACGCCTTCTTTGCCAGTGCCATGCCGCGCTCGGGCGGGGAGTATGTCTATGTCAGCCGGGTGTTGAGCCCCCTATGGGGATTTGCCGCCAACTGGAACTACACCCTCTGGAGCTTCTTCTACATCGGGGTGCCCGCCGCCTTTCTGGGCCGCTACGGCATCTCCGCCCTCGCCCGCGAAGTGGGGGTAGCCTTCCACCTGCCCTCCCTGATCGCCCTGGGGGCCTGGTTCACCACCCCCTTAGGGGTCGCCCTCACCGGCACCGTGCTCATCCTGGTGTTTGCGGCCGTCTTCCTGGCCGGCATCGCCACCTATATGCGGGTGCAGAACCTGCTGTTCGCCGTGGCCACCCTAGGCCTCATCGCCGCCGCCGCCGTGCTGGCCCTGCACGACCCCCAGCAGGCGCGGGCCGCCTTCGACCGCTACGCCGGCGCCTTTACCGGCTATCACCACACCTACCACCACATCCTGCAGGCCCTGGGGACGGGCGCGGTCCATGTCGAACCCCTCAACTGGCACAGCACCCTGGTTTCGATGACCTGGCCCTTTACCGTGCTGGGCTTCAGCATCGCCTCCGCCTATATCGGCGGCGAAATCAAAGGGGCCAACCGGGCCCAGATCCTGGGGATGCCGGGCTCCCTGCTATACAGCGCCCTCTGGATTCTGCTGCTAACCTGGGCGGTGCTGCACGCCTTCGGCTACCGGTTCATGGGCAACCTGGGGGCGGTCAACCCCGCCCAGGTGCACCTGGGCTTCACCCCCACCTTCGCGGAGCTGGCGGCGGGCCTCACCCGCAACCTGCCCCTCATGCTGCTGATCGGCACCGGCTTCCTGCTGTGGACCTATACCTGGCTGCCGATCTACCTGCTCACCACCACCCGCAACCTGCTGGCCTGGTCCCTGGACGGCCTGTTGCCGGCAGCCGTAGCGGAGGTGGATGAGCGGCTGCATGCCCCCGTCTGGGCCATCGCCATCTCTGCCGTGCTCGGCATCCTCTCATTGTGGGTTTACGCCTACGACCCCGCCTTCGCCACCATTGCCGGCTTCTTCGGGCAGGTGATGGGCACCTTCCTGATTACCGCCCTGGCGGCGGTGGTCTTCCCCTGGCGCCAGCCCGATATCTTCCGGGCCTCCCCGGTGGCCTGGCGTGTGGGCGGCGTCCCGGTGGTCTCCATCCTGGGGGTGCTGGGCATGGCCGGCATGGGCGCCATCGCCTGGGCGTTCCTGCACGACCCGCTTTCCGGCATCAGCTTCCAGGCCCCGACCCTGCTGCTGGTCAATGCGGCTGTTTTCTTTTCCGGCTTCCTCTTCTTCTGGGGCATGAAGGCATGGCGGGCCCGGCAGGGCATCGACCTGGGCCTGGCCTTCACGGAAATCCCGCCGGAATAG
- a CDS encoding conserved protein of unknown function (Evidence 4 : Unknown function but conserved in other organisms) has translation MAMTSVMPAAEALDLVEAATLAGAGVRLLGGQAVAYHCRGRVPAPLDRTSADIDLFVRGRDRAGLQRVLAQHGWEGEREFNLLNGRTRLLYHKDGTKLDVFVDRFRMCHEWPLADRLPLCPVTLPPADLLLTKLQVVEINRKDLTDSAALLLRFPLGPDPAAAIDPAYLAARLAVDWGLWRTVTGNLRHLQTLAGELPDPEAGRLRTALEALAAAAAAAPKSPGWRLRSLLGDRVPWYERPEEP, from the coding sequence ATGGCCATGACCTCTGTTATGCCGGCGGCTGAGGCCCTGGACCTGGTGGAGGCGGCAACCCTGGCCGGCGCCGGGGTCCGCCTCCTGGGGGGGCAGGCGGTCGCCTATCACTGCCGGGGGCGGGTCCCGGCCCCGCTGGACCGGACGTCAGCCGACATCGACCTCTTCGTGCGCGGCCGCGACCGGGCCGGGCTGCAGCGGGTGCTCGCGCAGCATGGCTGGGAGGGGGAACGGGAGTTCAACCTCCTGAACGGCCGCACCCGTCTCCTGTATCACAAGGACGGCACCAAGCTGGATGTGTTCGTCGATCGCTTCCGCATGTGTCATGAATGGCCGCTGGCGGACCGGTTACCCCTGTGCCCGGTGACCCTGCCGCCGGCGGACCTGCTCCTGACCAAGCTGCAGGTGGTGGAGATCAACCGCAAGGACCTCACCGACAGTGCCGCCCTACTGCTCCGTTTCCCGTTGGGACCGGACCCCGCGGCCGCCATCGACCCTGCCTACCTGGCCGCCCGCCTGGCGGTGGACTGGGGGCTGTGGCGGACGGTGACCGGCAATCTCCGTCACCTGCAGACCCTGGCCGGGGAACTGCCGGACCCGGAGGCGGGACGCCTGCGCACAGCGCTGGAGGCCCTGGCGGCCGCCGCCGCTGCAGCGCCCAAAAGCCCGGGCTGGCGGTTGCGCAGCCTGCTGGGGGACCGGGTGCCCTGGTACGAACGCCCCGAGGAACCCTAG
- a CDS encoding conserved membrane protein of unknown function (Evidence 4 : Unknown function but conserved in other organisms), translated as MPASPSARPFPLRLTLPDLSSLSISSVAPLFSLAAAGQMLVRLTGPRVLWAVLAVAVPFVLSSTIFRLLNRHFPNAGASYHWSRRVLGPTASRFQSWILLMAYFWSLPPIVIPAATQTLALAGLPRPAPPAVVLAGAGWVAFATGVLLLGSRVTARVTQAFLVLEVAAVAVLAAVGLARWHPVAAPAGPLPLRPFAVAMVVAATIVDGWEIDSYAAEEARRPRTTPGTGGMAGALLVLAYYGLAWTVLLHTVPVPVLAAHSDVLTTWAAAELPGAGRWALLPILASTAGSLWLTTFILSRALYAMGRDRLLPAPLTRLNRFHAPVWAIALPAAGALAVVAVNLAWPSVTALFNLVLSSAGFFLVLEFLFDSVTAAVFLVRQHPASWPHARDRHRHRGRLAAAILTAAWLLALALLFLRYGAAVLGQGIDAVLGVMLLLGAGFTVLDRRRHPGPEPLFIFDPDAVAGP; from the coding sequence ATGCCCGCCTCCCCGTCGGCGCGCCCCTTCCCCTTGCGGTTAACCCTGCCCGACCTCTCCAGCCTCTCCATCTCGAGCGTGGCCCCCCTCTTCAGCCTGGCGGCGGCGGGGCAGATGCTGGTCCGCCTCACCGGTCCCCGCGTGCTGTGGGCCGTGCTGGCGGTGGCGGTCCCCTTCGTGCTCAGCAGCACCATCTTCCGCCTGCTGAACCGGCACTTCCCCAACGCCGGCGCCTCCTACCACTGGTCGCGCCGGGTGCTGGGCCCGACAGCCTCCCGCTTCCAGTCCTGGATTCTGCTGATGGCGTACTTCTGGTCCCTACCCCCCATCGTCATCCCCGCCGCCACCCAGACCCTCGCCCTGGCCGGCCTGCCCCGTCCCGCCCCGCCCGCAGTGGTGCTGGCCGGGGCCGGATGGGTGGCCTTCGCCACCGGGGTGCTGCTGCTGGGCAGCCGGGTCACCGCCCGCGTCACCCAGGCCTTCCTGGTCCTGGAGGTCGCCGCGGTGGCCGTGCTGGCCGCCGTCGGCCTCGCCCGCTGGCACCCCGTGGCCGCCCCCGCCGGCCCCCTGCCCCTGCGCCCCTTCGCCGTCGCCATGGTGGTGGCCGCCACCATCGTCGACGGCTGGGAGATCGACAGCTACGCCGCCGAGGAGGCGCGCCGGCCCCGCACCACCCCCGGCACCGGCGGGATGGCCGGCGCCCTGCTGGTGCTGGCCTACTACGGTCTGGCCTGGACCGTGCTGCTGCACACGGTACCGGTGCCGGTGCTGGCCGCGCACAGCGACGTGCTCACCACCTGGGCAGCCGCTGAGCTGCCGGGGGCGGGCCGCTGGGCGCTGCTGCCCATCCTGGCCTCCACCGCCGGGTCGCTGTGGCTGACCACCTTCATCCTGTCGCGGGCGCTCTACGCCATGGGCCGCGACCGGCTGCTGCCGGCACCCTTGACCCGCCTTAACCGCTTCCATGCCCCCGTCTGGGCGATCGCCCTTCCCGCGGCGGGAGCCCTCGCGGTGGTGGCCGTCAACCTGGCCTGGCCCTCGGTCACCGCCCTCTTCAATCTGGTATTGAGTTCAGCGGGGTTCTTCCTGGTGCTGGAGTTCCTGTTCGACAGCGTGACCGCGGCCGTCTTCCTGGTCCGGCAGCATCCCGCCAGCTGGCCGCATGCGCGCGACCGTCACCGTCACCGCGGGCGGCTGGCGGCCGCCATCCTCACTGCCGCCTGGCTGCTGGCCCTGGCCCTGCTCTTCCTGCGATACGGCGCTGCCGTGCTGGGGCAGGGTATCGACGCCGTCCTGGGCGTCATGCTGCTCCTGGGCGCGGGGTTTACGGTCCTCGACCGCCGCCGCCACCCCGGGCCCGAACCTCTCTTCATCTTCGATCCCGATGCGGTGGCCGGCCCCTGA
- a CDS encoding conserved protein of unknown function (Evidence 4 : Unknown function but conserved in other organisms), protein MDIYRRINRELRTGGDWSAHQEAVRGLVAAALGQAAARRRAVVLGVGNGRDLPLAELAAAFPAVVLADVDGEALRQTAGRLRGRFPQVQWTAVEADLSGLHVRLRSWRSWPRAEAVAQVLAGVPPVPAELAPWAGSADLVLSVGVVTQLVAPVLREHLPTAPEAWPRQPADALFRGVADRHCALVDRLLAPGGMAVLVTEVFSSEGVPAARREEFLALMGGGGPDRERRVAASFPDALVLAGIFFLDACRQRQGPRPMRSWVWQPAAGRVLGMAGWIQPAGGSGGLPG, encoded by the coding sequence GTGGATATTTACCGGCGGATCAACCGGGAGCTGCGGACCGGCGGGGACTGGAGCGCACACCAGGAGGCGGTGCGGGGGCTGGTGGCGGCGGCCCTGGGCCAGGCGGCGGCCCGCCGGCGGGCGGTGGTGCTGGGGGTCGGCAACGGTCGCGACCTGCCCCTGGCAGAGCTGGCGGCCGCCTTCCCCGCGGTGGTCCTGGCGGACGTGGACGGCGAAGCCCTCCGCCAGACCGCCGGCCGGCTGCGCGGCCGGTTCCCGCAGGTGCAGTGGACAGCAGTCGAGGCCGACCTGAGCGGGCTCCATGTCCGCTTGCGGTCCTGGCGCAGCTGGCCTCGGGCGGAGGCGGTCGCGCAGGTCCTGGCCGGGGTGCCGCCGGTGCCGGCGGAGCTGGCCCCCTGGGCCGGCTCCGCCGACCTGGTGCTCTCGGTGGGCGTGGTTACCCAGCTGGTGGCCCCCGTGCTGCGGGAGCACCTGCCCACCGCTCCCGAGGCCTGGCCCCGCCAGCCGGCCGATGCGCTCTTCCGCGGGGTCGCGGACCGCCATTGTGCGCTGGTGGATCGGCTGCTGGCACCGGGGGGGATGGCGGTGCTGGTTACCGAGGTCTTCTCCAGCGAAGGGGTCCCGGCGGCGCGCCGGGAGGAGTTCCTGGCCCTGATGGGCGGCGGGGGGCCGGACCGCGAGCGGCGGGTGGCCGCGTCCTTCCCCGACGCGCTGGTGCTGGCCGGCATCTTCTTCCTGGACGCTTGTCGCCAGCGGCAGGGCCCCCGACCGATGCGGTCCTGGGTCTGGCAGCCGGCAGCGGGGCGGGTGCTGGGGATGGCGGGGTGGATCCAGCCGGCCGGCGGGTCGGGCGGGTTGCCCGGCTGA
- a CDS encoding conserved membrane protein of unknown function (Evidence 4 : Unknown function but conserved in other organisms), which translates to MNPDPVIRSRFPLQLTLPDLSSLSISSVAPLFSLAAAGQMLVRLTGPRVLWAVLAVAVPFVLSSTIFRLLNRHFPNAGASYHWSRRVLGPTASRFQSWILLMAYFWSLPPIVIPAATQTLALAGLPRPAPPAVVLAGAGWVAFATGVLLLGSRVTARVTQAFLVLEVAAVAVLAAVGLARWHPVVAPAGPLPLRPFAVAMVVAATIVDGWEIDSYAAEEARRPRTTPGTGGMAGALLVLAYYGLAWTVLLHTVPVPVLAAHSDVLTTWAAAELPGAGRWALLPILASTAGSLWLTTFILSRALYAMGRDRLLPAPLTRLNRFHAPVWAIALPAAGALAVVAVNLAWPSVTALFNLVLSSAGFFLVLEFLFDSVTAAVFLVRQHPASWPHARDRHRHRGLLVVSVVTSLWLAGIAGLFLRYGGAAVGPGLDAVLAVLLGGGTLFSILAARRQRSAGACFIFEPEAPGPEPVPPL; encoded by the coding sequence ATGAACCCGGACCCCGTGATCCGCAGCCGGTTTCCGCTGCAGCTCACCCTGCCTGACCTTTCCAGCCTCTCCATCTCGAGCGTGGCCCCCCTCTTCAGCCTGGCGGCGGCGGGGCAGATGCTGGTCCGCCTCACCGGTCCCCGCGTGCTGTGGGCCGTGCTGGCGGTGGCGGTCCCCTTCGTGCTCAGCAGCACCATCTTCCGCCTGCTGAACCGGCACTTCCCCAACGCCGGCGCCTCCTACCACTGGTCGCGCCGGGTGCTGGGCCCGACAGCCTCCCGCTTCCAGTCCTGGATTCTGCTGATGGCGTACTTCTGGTCCCTACCCCCCATCGTCATCCCCGCCGCTACCCAGACCCTCGCCCTGGCCGGCCTGCCCCGTCCCGCCCCGCCCGCAGTGGTGCTGGCCGGGGCCGGATGGGTGGCCTTCGCCACCGGGGTGCTGCTGCTGGGCAGCCGGGTCACCGCCCGCGTCACCCAGGCCTTCCTGGTCCTGGAGGTCGCCGCGGTGGCCGTGCTGGCCGCCGTCGGCCTCGCCCGCTGGCACCCCGTGGTCGCCCCCGCCGGCCCCCTGCCCCTGCGCCCCTTCGCCGTCGCCATGGTGGTGGCCGCCACCATCGTCGACGGCTGGGAGATCGACAGCTACGCCGCCGAGGAGGCGCGCCGGCCCCGCACCACCCCCGGCACCGGCGGGATGGCCGGCGCCCTGCTGGTGCTGGCCTACTACGGTCTGGCCTGGACCGTGCTGCTGCACACGGTACCGGTGCCGGTGCTGGCCGCGCACAGCGACGTGCTCACCACCTGGGCGGCCGCTGAGCTGCCGGGGGCGGGCCGCTGGGCGCTGCTGCCCATCCTGGCCTCCACCGCCGGGTCGCTGTGGCTGACCACCTTCATCCTGTCGCGGGCGCTCTACGCCATGGGCCGCGACCGGCTGCTGCCGGCACCCTTGACCCGCCTTAACCGCTTCCATGCCCCCGTCTGGGCGATCGCCCTTCCCGCGGCGGGAGCCCTCGCGGTGGTGGCCGTCAACCTGGCCTGGCCCTCGGTCACCGCCCTCTTCAATCTGGTATTGAGTTCAGCGGGGTTCTTCCTGGTGCTGGAGTTCCTGTTCGACAGCGTGACCGCGGCCGTCTTCCTGGTCCGGCAGCATCCCGCCAGCTGGCCGCATGCGCGCGACCGTCACCGTCACCGCGGGCTGCTGGTGGTTTCGGTGGTGACCAGCCTGTGGCTGGCCGGCATTGCAGGGCTCTTCCTCCGGTACGGGGGCGCGGCGGTGGGACCTGGGCTGGATGCGGTTCTTGCGGTCCTGCTGGGCGGCGGGACGTTGTTCAGCATCCTGGCCGCGCGCCGCCAGCGCTCTGCCGGCGCCTGTTTCATCTTCGAGCCGGAAGCGCCCGGGCCAGAGCCGGTTCCGCCGTTATAA
- a CDS encoding conserved protein of unknown function (Evidence 4 : Unknown function but conserved in other organisms): MTGEQSGIRDAVEVETQELLDMARSTFDSLLEAMTRMGGGRLAENLRDMAAAMSTGVLGGTTGMREAGALGAELWNRWAAELAGAARSLGMLPLPDWLAALAAGQPVSATAAAEVARAWVQQLSERWGPELERGQEAAVQALDTWIRSEAFARSVETAARLQELGAFLTGPEMARLTAALRQAGPHLADLMEALSDPRLGAVVEAALGLARQPAVRRLLEVLGRQGEVLDRLARALDRMTVEGGLDTALQLLDSLSTMQVDAGALGRALENLRAAAEQAERLHLSGLLDRLAAALDASVAEAARDRTRYGAVRLLGTLKDPAVQEGVKLGLALLRHLPEVLGAASPKALPGTPSAS; encoded by the coding sequence ATGACCGGGGAACAGAGCGGGATCCGGGACGCGGTGGAGGTGGAGACCCAGGAGCTGCTGGATATGGCCCGGTCCACCTTTGACAGCCTGCTGGAGGCCATGACCCGCATGGGCGGGGGCCGCCTGGCCGAGAACCTGCGGGATATGGCTGCGGCCATGAGTACCGGGGTACTGGGCGGGACGACGGGGATGCGGGAGGCCGGTGCGCTGGGCGCCGAGCTGTGGAACCGTTGGGCGGCGGAGCTGGCGGGCGCGGCGCGCTCCCTGGGGATGCTCCCGCTGCCGGATTGGCTGGCCGCCCTGGCGGCCGGACAGCCGGTATCGGCAACCGCGGCGGCCGAGGTGGCCCGCGCCTGGGTGCAGCAGCTGAGCGAGCGCTGGGGGCCGGAGCTGGAACGGGGGCAGGAAGCCGCGGTGCAGGCCCTGGATACCTGGATCCGCAGCGAGGCCTTTGCCCGGTCGGTGGAGACCGCAGCCCGCCTGCAGGAGCTGGGGGCGTTCCTGACCGGACCGGAGATGGCCCGGCTGACGGCGGCCTTGAGGCAGGCGGGGCCGCACCTGGCAGATCTGATGGAGGCCCTGAGCGACCCGCGGTTGGGGGCGGTGGTGGAGGCGGCCTTGGGTCTGGCCCGGCAGCCGGCTGTCCGCCGTCTCTTGGAGGTCCTGGGCCGGCAGGGGGAGGTGCTGGACCGCCTGGCCCGGGCCCTGGACCGGATGACGGTGGAGGGCGGGTTGGACACCGCCCTTCAGCTGCTGGACAGCCTATCCACGATGCAGGTGGATGCCGGTGCCTTGGGCCGGGCGCTGGAGAACCTGCGCGCGGCGGCGGAGCAGGCGGAACGGTTGCACCTGTCCGGACTGCTGGATCGCCTGGCGGCAGCGCTGGATGCCAGTGTGGCGGAAGCGGCCCGCGACCGAACCCGCTACGGGGCGGTGCGCCTTCTGGGCACGCTAAAGGACCCGGCGGTGCAGGAAGGGGTCAAACTGGGTCTGGCCCTGTTACGTCATCTGCCTGAGGTCCTGGGGGCCGCTTCCCCCAAGGCCCTGCCCGGCACGCCGTCCGCGTCCTGA
- a CDS encoding Hydrogenase maturation protease, with the protein MSGGADAILVAGIGNIFLGDDGFGVEVVHRLDARLLGPDVVVVDFGIRSYDLAFALARPWQAVVLVDAYAGGHPPGTLSLLAIGPESVPAPGTAGPAADAHTLHPLAVLALAGTLTPALPPVWLVGCEPASWGPEEGQMGLTDTVAAAVPAAVELVVDTVRRVRARAGREGKEAAP; encoded by the coding sequence ATGAGCGGCGGAGCGGACGCGATCCTGGTGGCAGGGATCGGCAACATCTTCCTGGGCGACGACGGTTTCGGGGTGGAGGTGGTCCACCGCCTGGATGCGCGGTTGCTGGGGCCAGACGTGGTAGTGGTGGACTTCGGCATCCGGAGTTATGACCTGGCCTTTGCCCTGGCCCGCCCCTGGCAGGCGGTGGTGCTGGTGGATGCCTATGCGGGGGGACATCCCCCCGGTACCCTCTCCCTGCTGGCCATCGGGCCCGAGTCGGTGCCCGCGCCGGGCACTGCCGGCCCGGCGGCGGATGCCCACACCCTGCACCCCCTGGCGGTGCTGGCCCTGGCGGGGACTCTCACCCCCGCCCTGCCGCCGGTCTGGCTGGTGGGCTGCGAGCCGGCCTCCTGGGGGCCCGAGGAGGGGCAGATGGGGTTGACGGATACGGTGGCAGCGGCGGTACCGGCGGCGGTGGAACTGGTGGTGGATACGGTCCGGCGGGTCCGGGCCCGGGCGGGCCGGGAGGGGAAGGAGGCTGCGCCATGA
- a CDS encoding protein of unknown function (Evidence 5 : Unknown function) yields the protein MVPEESRSNCRREAEVDGRRIGPGSRVRIRPARSQDVFDLLLTGRTATVESVEEDGEGILYLALTVDDDPGRDWGQARLIGHRFFYRADEVEPL from the coding sequence ATGGTACCGGAGGAATCGCGCAGCAACTGCCGCCGGGAAGCGGAAGTGGATGGCCGCCGGATCGGCCCAGGATCGCGGGTCCGCATCCGCCCCGCCCGCAGCCAGGACGTGTTCGATCTGCTGCTGACCGGTCGGACGGCCACGGTGGAGTCGGTGGAGGAGGATGGCGAAGGCATCCTCTACCTGGCGCTGACGGTGGATGACGACCCCGGGCGCGACTGGGGTCAGGCCCGTTTGATCGGTCACCGCTTCTTCTACCGCGCGGACGAGGTGGAGCCATTATGA
- a CDS encoding conserved protein of unknown function (Evidence 4 : Unknown function but conserved in other organisms): MWDWQGSERVADAVLYEGYALYPYRPDAVKNRRRWTFGRVVPPVYAREQGGSDPWARETVCLLEAERPRIRLRLRCLELLDPEPGCGPAGWEPAWQREQSWSAPDGAGAWTWTWPAETVGDPAQGQGRTRGITAGLKVLTRAVGQGPRGVLHEVHVRLENRTPVPPGLPEADALHYSLLAAHLLLGAEEGRWISLQDPEPWAASRAAACPQDRGWWPVLAGSRRDGRIMLAAPIILYDYPQLAPESPGDLFDGLEIDELLTLRILTLTPAEQEAAKAADPRVRALLERTRGLPREVLYGLHGVTFRPPERGEG; this comes from the coding sequence ATGTGGGACTGGCAGGGGAGTGAACGGGTAGCGGATGCGGTGCTCTACGAGGGCTACGCCCTGTACCCCTACCGCCCGGATGCGGTCAAGAACCGCCGCCGCTGGACGTTCGGGCGGGTGGTGCCGCCCGTCTATGCCCGGGAACAAGGCGGCAGCGACCCTTGGGCGCGGGAGACGGTGTGCCTCCTGGAGGCGGAGCGGCCGCGGATTCGCCTCCGGCTGCGCTGCCTGGAACTGCTCGACCCCGAGCCGGGATGCGGGCCCGCCGGGTGGGAGCCGGCCTGGCAGCGGGAGCAGTCCTGGTCGGCGCCGGACGGGGCGGGAGCCTGGACCTGGACCTGGCCGGCGGAGACGGTTGGGGACCCCGCCCAGGGACAGGGCCGCACCCGGGGGATCACGGCCGGGTTGAAGGTGCTCACCCGGGCGGTAGGCCAGGGTCCCCGGGGGGTCCTCCACGAAGTCCACGTGCGGCTGGAAAACCGTACCCCGGTTCCACCCGGCCTGCCGGAAGCGGATGCCCTGCACTACAGCCTGCTCGCCGCCCACCTCCTGCTGGGGGCGGAGGAGGGACGCTGGATCTCCCTGCAGGACCCTGAGCCCTGGGCGGCGTCCCGGGCGGCGGCCTGCCCTCAAGACCGCGGGTGGTGGCCGGTGCTGGCGGGCAGCCGGCGCGACGGCCGCATCATGCTGGCGGCGCCCATTATCCTCTATGACTACCCGCAGCTGGCACCGGAAAGTCCCGGCGACCTTTTTGACGGGCTGGAGATCGACGAATTACTGACCCTGCGCATCCTTACCCTGACCCCCGCGGAACAGGAGGCGGCCAAGGCGGCCGATCCGCGGGTGCGGGCGCTGCTGGAGCGGACCCGGGGCCTGCCCCGGGAGGTGCTCTACGGGCTGCATGGGGTCACCTTCCGGCCGCCGGAACGGGGGGAGGGATAG
- a CDS encoding conserved protein of unknown function (Evidence 4 : Unknown function but conserved in other organisms) — protein MTPAVHFTVLGAGPAPATARPALLLRLGVTAGGGGRVEGVLARVQVRLAARERRYTPAEEERLQDVFGEPSRWGETAGDLLWSQEALVVPAFEADTAVDLPLACSYDVAVASGKFLAALETGEIPLRLLFSGMVFGWQPGQGMAIRPIAWEEEVTARVPVSAFRETLDRFFPGQAWIRMDRAVFDRLNRWRSRSGFATWEEALAALLAGQEGRNAHVGLAGE, from the coding sequence ATGACCCCGGCGGTACACTTCACAGTCCTGGGGGCGGGCCCGGCACCCGCCACCGCCCGCCCCGCCCTGCTGCTGCGGCTGGGGGTGACGGCCGGCGGCGGCGGGCGGGTGGAAGGGGTACTGGCCCGCGTGCAGGTGCGGCTGGCGGCCCGGGAGCGCCGGTACACGCCGGCGGAGGAGGAGCGGCTGCAGGACGTCTTCGGGGAGCCGTCCCGCTGGGGGGAAACGGCGGGCGACCTGCTGTGGAGCCAGGAAGCCCTGGTGGTACCGGCTTTTGAGGCGGACACCGCTGTCGACCTGCCCTTGGCCTGTTCTTATGACGTGGCGGTGGCGTCCGGGAAATTCCTGGCGGCGCTGGAAACAGGCGAGATCCCCCTCCGGCTGTTGTTCAGCGGGATGGTGTTCGGCTGGCAGCCCGGTCAGGGGATGGCGATCCGCCCGATCGCCTGGGAGGAGGAGGTGACCGCCCGGGTGCCCGTGTCCGCCTTCCGCGAGACCCTCGACCGTTTCTTCCCCGGCCAGGCCTGGATCCGGATGGACCGTGCTGTCTTCGACCGGTTGAACCGGTGGCGGAGCCGCTCCGGCTTCGCCACCTGGGAAGAGGCCCTGGCGGCGCTGCTGGCAGGGCAGGAAGGGAGGAATGCCCATGTGGGACTGGCAGGGGAGTGA
- a CDS encoding protein of unknown function (Evidence 5 : Unknown function), with protein sequence MGSRVLNQARAWAAGRGGPVCEVCGAPLPSGHRHLLERVQRRPVCACPACVLLFSRAPSARFLAIPDGVRPVAGLDLAAGVQPVGLLYALRPGLGAPPEVYYPGPAGAVRGSLPPGLWEAWEGRFPAVAALQPEVEVLWVDRTPAGTRAWVLPLDRCYEAVGRLRLAGPEWPRALQAVRQDLEQAGGGWPA encoded by the coding sequence ATGGGCAGCCGGGTGTTGAATCAGGCCCGCGCCTGGGCGGCGGGCCGTGGGGGACCGGTCTGTGAGGTGTGCGGGGCGCCGCTGCCCTCCGGCCACCGCCACCTGCTGGAGCGGGTACAACGGCGGCCGGTCTGTGCCTGCCCTGCCTGTGTGCTGCTGTTTTCCAGGGCACCCTCCGCCCGTTTCCTCGCCATTCCCGATGGGGTCCGGCCGGTGGCGGGGCTGGATCTGGCGGCGGGTGTGCAGCCGGTCGGACTCCTCTATGCCCTTCGGCCCGGCCTGGGTGCGCCGCCCGAGGTCTATTACCCGGGTCCGGCGGGGGCGGTACGGGGCAGCCTGCCGCCGGGGCTGTGGGAGGCATGGGAGGGCCGGTTCCCGGCGGTGGCAGCGCTGCAGCCCGAGGTCGAGGTGTTGTGGGTGGACCGTACGCCCGCCGGGACCCGGGCCTGGGTGCTGCCCCTCGACCGCTGTTATGAGGCGGTGGGCCGTCTGCGCCTGGCCGGGCCGGAGTGGCCCCGGGCCCTGCAGGCGGTACGCCAGGACCTGGAGCAGGCGGGGGGAGGATGGCCGGCATGA